Proteins from one Syntrophorhabdaceae bacterium genomic window:
- a CDS encoding twin-arginine translocase TatA/TatE family subunit, producing the protein MFGLGMPELIVILVIVFLLFGAKKLPEIASGLGKSIKSFKKAMEEPDKNEDDHKNQKQA; encoded by the coding sequence ATGTTTGGTCTTGGAATGCCAGAACTCATCGTTATACTGGTCATCGTATTCCTCTTGTTCGGGGCCAAAAAGCTCCCGGAGATTGCCTCGGGCCTGGGCAAATCGATCAAGAGTTTCAAAAAAGCAATGGAAGAGCCCGATAAGAACGAAGACGACCATAAGAACCAGAA